From Ananas comosus cultivar F153 unplaced genomic scaffold, ASM154086v1, whole genome shotgun sequence, one genomic window encodes:
- the LOC109705680 gene encoding V-type proton ATPase subunit G-like produces the protein MDPNRRQGGIQQLLAAEQEAQQIVNAARNAKLARLKQAKEEADKEIAEYRAHMEAEFQKKVAESSGDSGANVKRLEQETEAKIQHLKSQVESISCDVVQMLLRHVTTVKN, from the exons ATGGATCCCAACAGGCGTCAAGGTGGAATCCAGCAATTGCTAGCAGCTGAGCAAGAAGCTCAACAGATTGTGAATGCTGCAAGAAATG CGAAATTGGCTAGGTTAAAGCAGGCTAAAGAAGAGGCGGATAAGGAGATTGCTGAATATCGTGCACACATGGAAGCTGAATTTCAGAAGAAGGTCGCGGAG AGTAGCGGCGATTCTGGTGCGAATGTCAAGCGCCTTGAACAAGAAACAGAAGCAAAGATTCAGCACCTCAAGTCACAAGTCGAAAGCATCTCCTGTGATGTCGTTCAAATGCTTTTAAGGCATGTGACCACTGTCAAAAATTAA